The DNA segment tctaaggatttgatctttacaggatacataaactctgattttcaaaccgatatggattctaggaaatccacatcaggatcagtgttcattcttaaCAGAGGGGCAGTAGTCTAgaggagcaccaagcaggggtgcactgttgactccaccatggaggctgagtacgtagcagcttgtgaagctgaaAAAGAAGTTGTGTGGCTTaggaaattcctgactgatctggaagtggttccaacATGTCAAATTCCATCagcctttattgtgataatagtggtgttgtggctaatttccGAGAGCCTCGGAGTCACAAGTATGGGAAGCATATAgaatggaagtatcatctcacccgagagattgtgcattgaggggacgtgatcgtcacacaaATAGATTTAGaacacaatgttgctgatccatttacaaaggctctcacaactaaggtgtttgaggtcATTTGCAGAGTATGGGTATATGGGACAGGCCCCATTTAgtttagggcaagtgagagattttgtaTTAGACgcgttttatgccctagtttattgatttgtgtactTATATATTAGTGTAACTTGTATATTGTACACACCACTAGCTTTAGAACaggtggaagattgttggggttgatgccctaaatctcataggatcaTGTAGTTTATGATTGTattgtaaaaatattttaactttttaataaaatatgagatgttttatttgacatttagtagcattaacccacaaatcaataaactaacattcaaggttatcatctgtagcttaaacatgtatgtaaagacatacaggtggatcatgtttaagtgataacctaaatggtctctAGTAGATGGacaaggctggataccttatcctggtgacactacgagtacgaacacaccctctcctagcctgagaggggtttagtcatagttggactatgacttattgttcattagagggatcagtggtacttaaggagttagatgtaactataggaacaaaacggtaattttgacctaactgaacttacgagcaattcgtgaagggtcatcacGTTGTTGACTAGTTAcatccaatgaacacaaaaatatatatatagttgaagagtgcaactatcagtctttagtggaatgtccgacagttaatggatgttgaataacataattaaatgagttaaatgagttatatatatatatatattaaaattaatttattttaatttttgaattttgtttagagagggaaataacttcccccTATTCTTTCTCAACTCACGTAATGTGAGTGGGTGGTTGGGAGGTTTTTTCATCTTCCTCTTCGCTTTGACAGAGAAGAGGTGACACTAAAAAATTCtatggaattttttttcccaatctCTCTTAAACTCTCTTATCTCATCTTTCCCTCTCTCAAAATTCGAAAAGTCCACgaactctttggattctcatcccaaaGAATATAGAGGAAACCAATTGGTGGTGGTCATCTTGATTGTTCGTGATTTTTTGGAGGAGTTTGAAGAAAATGTTATTCAAAGGTAAGGATTTCATAATTCCTTTgttctcaattttaattttaaaaagcatgttgtaaaattcttgttgcatatatatatattattctatAAAACTTAGTTTCTGTGGAAACTAAAGATTTGGACGATCCCCTTCTGCTGTGTTCATAAACtattataaaaaagaataagTAGTAAGTGACAATAACACTACAATGAGTAGATGTCGTCCGGCCagtgaatgaatattatctgaAATGCATGAGGAAATCCTGGTAGGTTGTACTTGACAATGCAGTTCTTATTGTACCTGAacctttttttttgtagttctcTGCCTTACCACTCAATCCTCTTGTAGTCTAGGTAACGTCCTCTCCCATAACACGTTTCCCCAATCCATGGAATTGAAGTAATCCAAATCCTCCAAATCAATTAATAAGGTCTTGTCGATATTAGCCCTCGTCTTCTCCCTTCCCATCATACTCAATTTAGTATAATAGACCAATGTCATCTTCACAACATCCATATCGTTCTCAAACTCCATCCCCTTGTATACTGTCTTTAAGGTACCAATGTGAATGTCCCCTGCAAAAATCATTCTTGAAGTACCTACTACGCAGTGATCCAACTGCTTCACCCTTCCTCACAACTGTTGAATTAGGTGACCACCACAATCTAGTCACCAATAGAAAGTCTTCTTTGGTGAATGCTACAACTATACCATTCAAATCGAATGTCATTGCATCCTTCCTATCGTCTTTAACTTCCCTCAATCGAATGTAATGGACCAATGACCTGTTGAAGATAATGTCCATGTCCACGAATCTAATGGACTGTTGAAGATAATGTTCATGTCCACGAATCGCCCAAATACCGTCTTCCTGAAGAGGGCAAGCTGAGTGGGAGTAAGCTTTTCTTTCACTCACTTGTCAGTCATCCCAATGTAAGAGGATAGGCTAGTCGCTTGGCCTGAGAAACGATTCTGGGGAGGAATCTTGAATTGTCTAGCCATACTGCACAGAATAACAAAAAACATGGGCAAGTAAGAATTTTGTTCAATACTCGATACACGATGCACGATATAAGATACCCAATACTCGATACTCGAGCTCGATACCCGATACTCGATTTCTCGATACCCGATACATGCTACATGGTATCCCTTACTCACTACATTACATGTGACTAGATGGTTGATTATCGAgcatttggtttgattttttaccTTCATGCATAATCCTactcaaaccctaaattctagaCATTATGAAATAACAAAAATACGAAAACTGAAACAAAACAAACTCGTGGTCCAGCTAAACATGCAAGATATGAAAATAGAAATGAAAACTTTATTGGTTGAGTATGAGTAACATGCAAGTGCATATCGAGGAACATGATGCCAAAATATAACAAAGAACAAATGAATGATGAAAAAATACAAACGAGGAGAAGAATGTTACTTGATGCAGAGATAATCGAGTTTCGAGTGTAGAGGTGTTGTCGTCAAAGGATATACaatcgaaagaacaaaaagaaTAGACTGAGCTAACACGAAAGTGTTGAAATAATGGACTTCAAACGCCTTTAAACGGGTTAGGAATGCAAAAtaatcgagtatcgagtataaCGTGGATATGATCGAGCATACACATGTGATTGCAGCCGTATCGAGTGACCATGCATTGAGGAACGAGTGACGAGCCATCGATGATCAAGTAACTTCGTATTAGCAAGGCAGGATGCATCTCAAGGACGAATCGATAAAATAACATGCTTATGACGTAAGCAGAATGTCACTTTCTATTATTTTCCCAAgtagtcatttttcttttgggCATTCTAAGCAAGGccatccataaaaaaaaaatcaaactcaaagtcAGAAAGTAAAGCTTGGAAGCATAATATTTAAGGGAAAAAATTATCAAGTTCGCTTAAATAACACAAGATCCTTATTGGTTTAGGGTTGGCTAAACCTCTCAAGAATTCAAGGAAGTCATATAAGGAGGAGGCACAATACAAGGATTGGAGGATCTTGGACAtctcaatttaaaataaaataaaacaaagaaaaacaaagtgCCAAATCTTGGGTGATACTGAATGCAATGTATGTGGGTGAttttaaaattgctaaaattatttttgtcatGTTCGAAACACATTTATATTCAcgcaaaattaattttctatttaatttgtGTTTGAATGCATTTATCATATCATCAAgattagttttaaattattaaaagcatgttttagaatgattttaaaaatgtcaaaaatgaTATTAACCATTTTAgaatcacttccaaacatgTCAGTCATGGTTAGGCAAAAAGGAGTTTGTGAAAGCAAGCAGGAAGAAACGTCAGGGCAGTCTTGCTTCACGTGAAGGCTGCTGGTATGGGGGTAGGGTACGATACTAAAGGTCCTCGGACTGCTAATGCTAATGCTTTCTTTTTAGGTGCATAATCTAAGAGACCAATCCCCAAGGGAGGACAAGGGAGTAGCTCTACTCCTGCTATCTAGCTTTGAACTCGGAAGTAGTATCTCAAGTTTGCTATCCATTTCCCTGGCATCCATCCCGAGAGCGAAGCTATGCTGAAAAagatttcaaattgatatcagtCTTCTATGTTCTCACCCTCCCTGTTCCCCAGCAACTTCAAGGCAACCAAAGGGGACGTAGGGGGAGATGGAACAACGTCCAAGCTGTGATAACTCAGCAGCATCAACATGCTTCTCAGCAAAGAAAGACTGTTTCTAGCAAGCAATAACATTTGTTTTCGTGATTAACAATAGAACATCCAGGAAAATATTTCGCCAGATTGATGGAATCACTGGAAAATCAGAAAAAGCAATTTGTGTAATACTACAAATGCAACAAGCAAAAATAAGGCATTCAGTTGTTTGATACAAGTTCAGATAACATATAATTACAATACTTCAGAACAAATCAATTTCACAAAAACTGAAACATACACTCAAGTATTCCTACTTGGTGGCCTGTGCAATTATATTACTTATTGAACTAGCTTGCTCCTTTGCAGTCTCCACCAACGAATCCTACAATGGAATATCAATTGCTGTATCAGCTAAATTGAAATCATAACGAAGGTATTGCAAAGATAAAGGAGAGAGTACCTGTGCAGCTATCAATCTTGCTACTGTTTTCTTGCTTGATTCTTGGAGTTCGCCAGCAATTAGAAGCTCATCCAATATATAATAGGCCTTCaatgttaaaaataataataataaataaataaacaacgTGTCCAAAGTTTCGGAGGCAAGTAATTCAGAGGCAATGAAATGCATATTAAAGAGAAGGTGGACATTTAATATAAGCAAGTAAATAATACCTTGTGAAAGTTGAAGATCAAATCCAACTCACAGACCTACAGACATAAATGGAAGATCATAAAAATGCAGAAAAGAAATGTCAGTTTAGATTGTTAACTAAAGAGGGTGCAAGAAGAATAGTCTCAAACAACTTGGAACTAAAATCGAATTCACTTACACTGCCGAAGTAACGGTCCAAAATCTCAACATAATGATGAATAATTTCAAGGATCTCTAATTCATTGTCATCCTGATCAATGCACATGCAAAAGTAAAGACTAGCATATCTGCATTCCAAGTCCAGTAGTATCATCATTCATCACATTTAGAACGGGCAACGtggacaaaataaaaatttgggttgCAGAACACATTAATAAACCATGAAGTACCTTTTATAGACGGCTTTGAGTCCCCTCCATTCCACAAAGTTACAAAGCTTAGGGCCCCGATTTAGAATCATTCCACTAAGCTCACGGATAACCTTTTTAAAGAACATGAGCAGACACAAGCATATGCCATAATGTGGTAAGTCCAACAATAAATCTAAGTCTTATTAAAGAAAATACACTTTGAGATATGTGGAAAGCCTACAAGCTTTTGCAAATATTCTTATTGATTGGAAATTCAATGAAGCTATTAGCATTAAATTACATAATGAGGCAAATAGCTGACCTACCTTAGATCTCTCCTTCTGAGAATAAGGAGAATACCATTTTGTCAACCTTACTTTTCCTTGTCTACTTATAAGAAGCACAAAGTGAATCTGGAAGTTTACACCAACATCAGTTAGAACACCATGCAAGATATAGATTAGGCCGTCTTTGCTTTTTTGGGGAACCAAAAAGTTGAAGATATGAACACTGAACTTAAGTTGCACCAGCACAGAGGAGAACGATTGTTTTATGAGAAACCAAGCTTTTatggaagaaaaaagagagcATGCAACAGGAAAAGCTAAAGAGCATACAAAAAACACCCAAAACCAAAGATGCCAAACACTTAAACCCTACAAAAAGGGGCTCCAGTCCAAAATTGTAAGAACTTACGGGTAATTAGCAAAAGTCTTGAGAAGAGAGCAAGAATAAGATTCAGGAATTTATGTCTGAAACACATTCACAAGCTTGAGaacaaaagaaatgaaataaatcGCCACTCCTCCAGTCTAGACATGGACAACAGAACAcatatctccacaatggtatgatattgtctacTTTAGGCATAAACCCTTATGTCTACTTTGTAATAAACCTTCTGGTTTTGTTTTAAGAACCACTCTAAAAGGTGCAAATATCAATGGAGATAATTATTATTACTTATATATCCATGATCATTTCCTTCCGTAACCAATATGGAACTTTGTTTGAACCTAACATTATTAGCTCAATAGAGAAGAAATAGCTCTGCCCAAGGGAGGCACAACCAAATGAGGGAGTTAGAACAGACCACGATTACAATCCCAAACCACCTAGCAAGACTAAATCCAAATCCCAAGATAAAAGAACTATTCCTGAAATTCCAGATGCTATGCAGCGACATAAACGAATGAACACGACAAATCAAACAACAAATAGAAACGAAAGTTGGGTAATTCGGATGTCAGCTAAGCAAAGATCTGAATCTTTACAACAACAAAACCACTCCAAATCAACTTAAGATCGAAACAACAATACAGAAGCAAAATAAAGAACCAATTAAACCATGCCATAAAGAAAGAGCAAACCAGATCCACGATGAGGAAGACTTAAACGCATTGAACAACGTGATTTCACCCTTGAAACAAACAAAATCCAGAAATAAATCAAAACAATGAAATCACTTACCATTTTCCTGtgaactttcaaaaataaaaaatctcaaatCCAAAATCCTCAACAAGAATTCGATCTCTCCGATCAGAGTACAGTTTCTTCTCCTCCGTCGTTCTGCTGTAGAATATAATTTCTTCAGAATTCCTACCCGCCAAAGACATCGGGCTCGAAATGGGCCCAGTTCAATTAGGCCCATTTAATTCGACTGGGCCTACaaatcggcctttgggcttttcgtacaaaaaaatttaaaagcccAATCTCAAAGCTTTTTGGATCTAATTAATCCGTTTTACCGGGGAATCAATCGTTGACGATTAAAATTGTCTAGTCGTTgacttttttatataaaaaaaaaaacgttgacCTTTTTCTCGTACGTGAGCGCGTGGGATTAAATTATTAAGGGAAAAGATAAAGTAGTTTCCTAACGGGCCATTAGCATCCATCTAGACTTTATTATAGTTTAAGATGTCAGATTTCAAACCCATTTTTAGAATGTTAAACAAACAATTGTGCATTAAccatttttaaatgtaattttaataGTGCATTTAGATTGATTTACAGAAAATTTTCACAGAtcgaaaaaatatcaaattatttataaaaataataaaaaagatattgatagacaataGTAGATTTTTATCAACTTCTATCACAtaatattaatgatagacttctatcagtttctatatCAAAGTAGATTAAATGTTGCTagtttgtgtaaatagtttccattatttttatatttttgcaaATCCCCCTTGATTcacttataataatttaaaatttaactgtAACATTCATAAGTTCCAAATGATATTTTTCGAACAATATTTGAAGGAGAGTGTAAATTaatacatttatgaaagtttagaatttaaagTGATACAAtcattaattcaaattttaattgatacgaGTCCTAAAACTTAAAGGTATAAATTAgggaaattttcaaataaataaaaataagccaacttatttataaatattgtaaaatGTCGCGGTCCATGAAACACCATGATAGATTTTAATCactaagggtgtgtttggtgtgtgataaaagtagagagttgagttgtgttggtaattattatctggagagttaaattatctagGAAGTTAAATTGACTGTGTTTGtttgtagagttgagttgataattattgtctgtgtttgttatGAGTTGGggatctgatgcagtttttttgtattatatattgaatcttactaacttaactttattatttcacatatcatatagtttatttttatataatatggatagtatatttggaattgaaattgtacataggataattacttttcatttgattatgatggtgagaatgtgatgtagtatagtaacatttttcatttccaaaaaaaattcacaaaatatatgttattttcgATACTTATAATATCCGTGTCATAAtataaacacaaaaattacatgtcatgacatatgcaaaaaaaaaaaaaaaaaaaaatagatctgGGTCCAAACGGCAAAGATGAGGGAAGatagaaagaaatgaaaatagaatcTAAAGGTttgacgataaaaaaaaaaaaaaaaaaaaaaaaaaaaaatcagatctgGATCCAACTGGCAAAGagtgaagagagaaagaaattaaagtatattgatttttagggttagttttGAGGGGATAAAAAAGAGGAGTTTTGAGTGGATAAAAAATGGTTTTAATAACCCATAGGTTTTCTTTATGGGCTTATatccatttatcaaacacctcctaagtgatagaagtctactgCAGTTTATCCATTGATAGAAGTGACATTCCGctatattatttttcaatagttttactaCTTAAAATAATTACCTTATACATTgatatttttcccaaaaatttattttcgattttgttttctatttatttacTATTATATGATAATGGTTTGCTTTTGATTGAACTTGATTACTTGGAATTGCTTGATAGTTGTTCTGCTATTCTAATGAAATTATTCTAATGATTATATAAGATGGTCAATTCATAAAATAAACTATTAGGTCAAACATGTTAGGATTAGGACTAAATTTTTGTgctaaaaatcatttttaaacaaTTCTATAGCCCACCCAAATAATCCTtaattctttatttgttttattggcttaatttttttaaatggttgCTTTAAAAGATGTCTAAGCAAATTAAAAACCTTAAAAGGGTAACCCATTTTAATACATGAAAACTCCCTTTTAACTATAAAAAAggccaaatgaaaaaaaaagcttttgaaaagaaaataaataaataaacaaacacaAAGGCTGACAAAACAACCCATTTAAAAAAGAATgacaaatatatatacttttttaagTGTAACAAGATGTTATCGATTTTTGACTTCTGAATTAATATTAGATTGACAAGACGACTTGATCGTTCAAGACAACAATTCAATAGTGACATTTAACGATCTATATTATCCATACGAATTAAGTTGTACTAATTGAACTATCTTGGAAACAATGGACCGCACTCAGATTCCTAAAAGATTTACAATGCTTGAAAGAGGAAGGATCTGCAAAGAGGGCAGGTAAAGTGGTTTCTTTGTAGCCAATTCTCAATACATTCTAGATGGAAAACATGGCTGCAATTATGCAGCTGGCTCACCAAATCTTCTCTGGTGAACTCCGCCAAGCAAACGGAGCAAATCTCCTCCTCCGATCCGCCACCGCGCTGCAGTTCTTTGAACCTATAAACCAGAAGTTTTACCTCACACGCTGTCTCAAGCGTCTGACACATCCTGCCCGATAGAATGCCGAACATGCTCACGATGGCTGCCTTCAGTTGAAGCAGAGGGATCAACAAACAAGTTAAGAAGACAATGGTGGCCATGGACATTGAACCTCTACATGCCAAGCCTATCATTCtgccaaaaataaataaataaactcaaGACCAGCAGCTgctgcttctttttcttctctgttGGTTTCTTTCTGTAACCATGGAAGAACAAGAGGCATTTATATAGTAGGAACTTGGCTTACCATAATCAGGTGGGTTGACTTCAGGCCTTGACTTTTGGAGGAATATAACCAACCAAGGATATTTGACTCATAATATATTATAGATTATGATTTTGGGAAAGGGAAGCTTAATTGTATATTGTAACGATGAGAATCTATAAAATATTGATCCATATAATACTGACCAATCTTGTTGCacccaacaactgaactctgcTAATAAATCCTCCTGCTTGTAAGGGTTCTTCACTAAAACCAACCAAATCAAACCGAATGACAAGATCTAACTGAACCAAACCAAAAATTCAGTTTTTTACTGAAATATCGGTTTGGGTTGGTTTAAGATTATAAGGAAAGTCGAAGTTTTTGGTTCGTTTTTGGATTTGAAAACCAAACCAActgtttatataatatatagatccaaaaattgaaaatcgaACCCAACTGAACCATATatctaaaattgaatatatgCCGTTCAATTCGGTTCAGCAAAATCGAATTAAACTGTGACCAGCTTGTGCAAAGAAAAGAGTTTATTATT comes from the Benincasa hispida cultivar B227 chromosome 5, ASM972705v1, whole genome shotgun sequence genome and includes:
- the LOC120078114 gene encoding AP-1 complex subunit sigma-2; this encodes MIHFVLLISRQGKVRLTKWYSPYSQKERSKVIRELSGMILNRGPKLCNFVEWRGLKAVYKRYASLYFCMCIDQDDNELEILEIIHHYVEILDRYFGSVCELDLIFNFHKAYYILDELLIAGELQESSKKTVARLIAAQDSLVETAKEQASSISNIIAQATK